The following proteins are encoded in a genomic region of Dyadobacter sp. UC 10:
- a CDS encoding sugar phosphate isomerase/epimerase family protein, producing MKFSMNLLLWGNQIDERLFPTLELIKEIGFDGVEVPIFNTNPEHWFSFRKKLDSLGLACETDTICGPDENLISADPAMRRHTIDHLKSALDCSLVLGATKLMGPYHSALGVFTGQPATADEWQWGIEGIREVADYAESLDITLGLEYLNRFEMYLTSCGDELIRFVNEVNHPNCTIMFDTFHANIEEKNIGDMIRKAGNKISFIQLSENDRSTPGKGNVDWEGVFKSISDINYDGWISIEAFSPKLPVANIWRKMFDSEEQLMRDGLSFIKANI from the coding sequence ATGAAATTTAGCATGAACCTTCTCCTTTGGGGGAATCAAATTGACGAGCGCCTCTTCCCTACCCTGGAACTGATTAAAGAAATTGGATTTGACGGTGTTGAAGTACCTATTTTCAATACCAATCCTGAACATTGGTTCAGCTTCCGCAAAAAGCTGGATTCACTTGGGCTGGCATGTGAAACCGATACCATTTGCGGACCTGATGAAAACCTGATCAGCGCCGACCCTGCGATGCGGCGGCACACGATCGATCACCTGAAAAGCGCGCTCGATTGTTCACTCGTACTCGGTGCCACCAAGTTAATGGGCCCTTACCACTCTGCACTGGGTGTTTTTACCGGCCAGCCGGCAACTGCCGACGAGTGGCAGTGGGGCATCGAAGGTATTCGCGAAGTAGCAGATTATGCCGAATCCCTGGATATCACGCTGGGATTGGAATACCTGAACCGTTTCGAAATGTACCTCACCAGCTGCGGCGACGAGTTGATCCGGTTTGTGAATGAAGTCAATCATCCGAATTGCACAATCATGTTTGATACTTTTCACGCCAACATTGAGGAGAAAAATATCGGCGACATGATCAGAAAAGCAGGTAACAAAATATCATTTATTCAACTATCGGAAAACGACCGTTCTACGCCCGGAAAAGGAAATGTGGATTGGGAAGGTGTTTTTAAGTCGATCAGTGACATTAACTACGATGGTTGGATCAGCATTGAAGCATTCAGTCCGAAGCTGCCTGTGGCCAATATATGGCGGAAGATGTTTGACTCGGAAGAGCAGTTAATGCGCGACGGGCTTTCATTTATTAAGGCGAATATATAG
- a CDS encoding META domain-containing protein: MKNFLVLAVFVLAISVLSSCGKTTTINTNVELTGKWQLESIVQERDTIKKPAPAKGAFEVSLNFKEKGELEGTSSTNYLTGFYETAQQNTIQLGGGGTERVETSWGNTFVNALPNVNVYDLKPNRLILYYENNNQLIFARAQ, encoded by the coding sequence ATGAAAAACTTCCTGGTTCTGGCCGTATTTGTACTGGCCATTTCTGTGCTGAGCAGTTGTGGAAAAACTACCACAATCAATACGAACGTTGAATTAACGGGTAAATGGCAGCTGGAAAGCATTGTGCAGGAGCGTGATACAATCAAAAAACCGGCTCCTGCCAAAGGAGCATTTGAGGTAAGCCTGAACTTTAAGGAAAAGGGTGAGTTGGAAGGCACTTCGTCAACTAATTACCTCACCGGATTTTACGAAACAGCCCAGCAAAATACAATCCAACTCGGCGGAGGGGGCACAGAGCGGGTCGAAACGAGCTGGGGTAATACTTTTGTGAATGCATTGCCGAATGTAAACGTCTACGATCTGAAACCGAACAGGCTTATTCTTTACTACGAAAATAACAATCAGCTCATTTTTGCCAGGGCTCAATAA
- a CDS encoding AraC family transcriptional regulator gives MKAPIHKNIESQVHTVTVQELKAPHFDPNWHFHPHYQLFTVLEGTGKRLIGDSIQTFGPGDTVFLGPDVPHLWRSDPAYFDTHSGLNTHGVVLYFQEDFLGKDFLEKPEMLGLRQLLIDSKRGIEYRGELREHIRTELLAMISTEGFKSILRLLTLLDTLAHESGGSPISSYGYVNTYKVSETERMQKVHDYVLQHFFQEIRLGDVASLAGMTEAAFCRYFKARSNKTFIDFVNEIRIGHSCKLLLEDKWTIAQIAYDSGFDSLSNFNRNFKKYIGHTPREYKGNY, from the coding sequence TTGAAGGCGCCAATTCACAAGAACATTGAAAGTCAGGTTCACACAGTAACTGTGCAGGAGCTGAAAGCACCGCATTTTGATCCCAACTGGCATTTTCATCCGCACTATCAATTATTTACCGTATTGGAAGGAACAGGCAAACGGTTGATTGGCGATTCGATCCAAACGTTTGGTCCCGGGGATACAGTTTTTCTTGGTCCTGACGTACCCCATTTGTGGCGGAGTGACCCGGCGTATTTTGATACGCATTCTGGCCTGAATACGCACGGAGTTGTGCTTTATTTTCAGGAAGATTTTTTGGGAAAAGATTTTCTGGAAAAACCTGAAATGCTGGGATTGAGGCAATTACTGATCGATTCAAAACGCGGCATCGAATACCGCGGTGAACTGCGTGAGCACATTCGCACGGAACTGCTGGCGATGATCAGTACCGAAGGGTTTAAAAGTATTCTCCGGCTCCTCACACTATTAGACACGCTCGCGCACGAGTCGGGCGGGTCGCCTATTTCCAGTTATGGATATGTCAATACCTATAAAGTGTCGGAAACCGAGCGGATGCAGAAAGTACATGACTATGTTTTGCAGCACTTTTTCCAGGAAATCAGGCTTGGCGACGTTGCGTCGCTGGCAGGAATGACCGAAGCCGCTTTTTGCCGCTACTTCAAAGCACGGTCAAACAAAACATTCATCGATTTTGTCAACGAAATCCGCATCGGCCATTCCTGCAAGCTGCTGCTGGAAGACAAATGGACCATCGCCCAAATCGCCTATGACAGCGGCTTCGACTCGCTCTCGAACTTCAACCGAAATTTCAAAAAGTACATAGGGCACACGCCAAGAGAATACAAAGGGAATTATTGA
- a CDS encoding Gfo/Idh/MocA family protein, which translates to MKDNQPENNQNRRSFLKTTAKGTAGIIAASMFPTIVPSSVFGKNAPSNKINIGQIGFGRIGSSHDLPEVIKNEAAHVIAVADLDKNRLAKGKVWIEKKYAERTGKENYLEVKTYDDYHEILARKDIDAVIISTPDHWHAQPAMEAAVAGKHIYMQKPTSLTIKEGRQMADMIKKKGVIFQLGSQQRSISPWPQFKRTCELVRNGRIGKLKKVYVGLPGDPAGGSTAQMPVPANLNYNMWLGSTPEIFYTLDRVHSQTDINDRPGWLRLEQFGAGMITGWGSHHIDIAHWGMDTELTGPIEVEGKATFPAQGSGLWDVHGDFLVNAKYANGVEMEIGGTNPNGVKFEGTEGWIFVSRGNVGVTASDPGAAAAAKENKAFYASDQKILGSVIQQNEVHLYESPEQHQNWIESIQSGKQTISHAEIAHRSCSACLIAHTAMKLQRKLKWDPKKEQFIGDKEANSMLSRPQRAPYGTNYVKG; encoded by the coding sequence AGAACAGGCGATCTTTTCTTAAAACGACTGCAAAAGGTACAGCGGGCATAATCGCGGCATCCATGTTTCCCACTATTGTCCCTTCAAGTGTTTTTGGTAAAAATGCGCCGAGCAATAAGATCAACATCGGGCAGATTGGCTTCGGAAGGATCGGATCTTCACACGATTTACCCGAAGTAATCAAAAATGAGGCTGCACACGTAATTGCTGTGGCCGATCTGGATAAAAACCGGCTCGCAAAAGGAAAGGTCTGGATTGAAAAAAAATACGCAGAACGGACAGGTAAGGAAAATTATCTGGAAGTCAAAACATATGACGACTACCACGAGATCCTGGCGAGAAAAGATATAGACGCGGTAATTATCAGTACGCCCGACCACTGGCACGCACAACCGGCTATGGAAGCTGCGGTGGCCGGAAAGCACATTTACATGCAAAAACCTACGTCACTCACGATCAAGGAAGGCCGGCAAATGGCAGATATGATCAAGAAAAAGGGCGTGATCTTTCAGCTGGGCAGTCAGCAGCGCTCGATTTCTCCCTGGCCGCAGTTTAAGCGGACCTGTGAACTGGTACGCAATGGTCGCATTGGCAAATTGAAAAAAGTGTATGTTGGCCTGCCGGGTGACCCTGCCGGCGGAAGCACCGCTCAAATGCCGGTACCTGCAAACCTGAACTACAATATGTGGCTCGGCTCGACGCCGGAAATTTTTTATACGCTGGATCGCGTGCACTCACAAACAGACATTAACGACCGTCCGGGCTGGCTGCGTCTGGAGCAGTTTGGCGCAGGTATGATCACCGGCTGGGGCTCTCACCATATTGACATTGCGCATTGGGGAATGGATACGGAGCTAACCGGGCCAATCGAAGTGGAAGGAAAAGCCACCTTTCCCGCACAGGGATCAGGTTTGTGGGATGTGCACGGCGACTTTTTGGTGAATGCAAAATATGCAAATGGCGTCGAAATGGAAATTGGCGGCACCAATCCGAATGGTGTGAAATTTGAGGGTACCGAAGGCTGGATCTTCGTTTCCCGCGGAAATGTGGGTGTAACTGCCTCTGATCCAGGCGCGGCTGCCGCAGCGAAAGAAAACAAGGCTTTCTATGCCAGCGATCAGAAGATATTAGGCTCGGTAATTCAGCAAAATGAAGTCCATTTATACGAAAGTCCGGAGCAGCACCAGAACTGGATCGAGAGCATTCAAAGCGGCAAGCAGACGATCAGCCACGCCGAAATAGCGCATCGATCGTGCTCAGCCTGCCTGATCGCGCATACTGCCATGAAGTTGCAGCGAAAATTAAAATGGGATCCGAAAAAAGAGCAATTTATCGGTGATAAGGAAGCGAATTCAATGCTTTCCCGGCCGCAGCGAGCTCCGTATGGGACGAATTATGTGAAAGGGTAA